From Candidatus Bathyarchaeia archaeon, one genomic window encodes:
- the moaC gene encoding cyclic pyranopterin monophosphate synthase MoaC, with product MQTPRMVDITGKGEVVREATAVGSVRLRKETVERIKRGEVEKGDPCAVASIAAIMAAKNTPQIIPLCHPVRVTHVETQYELGESSLTARVKVKSLGKTGVEMEALTALSIYLLTVWDMVKAYEKDEAGQYPHTRIEGVYVESKVVEK from the coding sequence TTGCAAACTCCTAGAATGGTGGATATAACGGGTAAAGGTGAAGTGGTTAGGGAGGCCACCGCTGTGGGCTCGGTGAGGCTGAGGAAGGAAACGGTGGAGAGGATTAAGCGGGGTGAGGTGGAGAAGGGTGATCCATGCGCAGTAGCCTCTATAGCGGCCATCATGGCGGCTAAGAACACGCCTCAAATCATACCCCTCTGCCACCCTGTGAGGGTTACCCATGTGGAGACACAATACGAGCTGGGGGAATCCTCGCTGACGGCACGAGTGAAGGTGAAAAGCCTTGGCAAGACAGGGGTCGAGATGGAGGCGTTAACAGCCCTCTCCATATACCTTTTAACGGTTTGGGACATGGTGAAGGCTTATGAGAAGGACGAGGCGGGGCAGTACCCTCACACTCGCATCGAGGGGGTCTACGTCGAAAGCAAAGTGGTTGAGAAATGA